The genomic DNA GCAACATCACGGCTGACTACCGCGCCAACCTCTTCATGTTCGGCGTTGCCTTCCATTTCGGACGATAGCCCTAGTGACTTGCCCGGTAAAACGACTCCTCCAATCTCCGGCTCGGGCATGGACCTCCACCTAACAGCCTAAGTCCAACGTGCCCTCCCACAGCACCACGCGCACAGTGGCAGACTCTGGGTCACAGCCGATCTTTGCTATTGCCGGCTAGAAGGCGTAAGGTCACAGCTGGCTATCCCCCACACTCTGCCCCCACTGCCTGCGGCCTGCCACCGCCGACAACGCTCGAAAGGCGGCTCCCCGTGTTGACGCGTCCACACAAAATCCCGGGCTAGAACCTATCTCAAAATCATTGACAGGGTGAACAGACGTCCGTATACGTGCACCATGCTGCAGTTGCGCGACGATCAATGGGAGCGAATTCGGGACCAGTTTCCTGAAGAACACATCCCGGACACTCGCCCCGGCCGCAAACCGATCCCCACCCGGGCCGTCCTGGACGCGGTGCTCTGGATTCTGAACACCGGGGCGCAATGGCACCTGCTCCCGCAGTGCTATCCCAACTACAAGACGGTGCATCGCCGGTTCCAACAGTGGTGCCAACGGGAGGTCTTGCGAGAGGTCCTCACCCAGCTGGCGAATACGTTGCGTGACGAAGGAGCCCTGGATGAACGCGAAAGTTTCATCGATGCCACATTTGCGGCGGCCAAGGGCGGCGGCGAGGCCATCGGGCTCACGAAACGCGGCAAGGGTGTGAAAATCCTGGCACTTGTGGATCGGCACGGACTGCCCCTTTCCGTGAGCACGCATGCGGCGAATCATCATGAAGTCACCCTGGTGCAACTCAGTTTCGACTTCTACATGCTCGAGGCCAAGCCCGAGCATCTCATCGGAGATCGGGCGTATGACAGCGATGGCCTCGATGCCGCCCTCCGCCACGACGGTGTGAACCTGATCGCCCCGCATCGCTCCACTCGCAAACTCAAGACCCAGGATGGGCGGCACCTACGCCGGTACCAACGCCGCTGGCTCGTGGAACGGTTCTTTGCCTGGCTCCAGTGGAAACGCCGACTCCTCATTCGCTGGGAGTACTACGCGGCCAATTTTCTCGGATTTGTGCAACTCGCCTGCATCACGATGCTCCTCAAACGATTTTGAGATAGGTTCTACTCAGGTGCCGCAACTGTCCTATTGTCATCCCCTCGAATTCAGCCACCGTTGCATCGAGTCTTTCCTTAGAGACCACCGGGCAATCTGAGCCAGACATCCGCGCCAAGCGGGACTCAGCCTGCAAGTCCTTTACATCGAATGTTGGGACTCGCCGGGCTAGCAGCGCAAAGTGGAACGCGGACAGGCTAGCCGGCGATCACCCGGCAGAACCAATGGCAAGTACACAGGCTGTCGATCCGATTACTACCTGGAGGTATCGTATGAATGGAAGAAACGTTGCGCACAGTTCACTCTGGGTACTGCTCATCAGCGGTTTCTTTGGTTGTGCCGGCGCGGGGCCGTTTGTCACGCTGCCGAGTAGCGCCTTTTTTGAGACCGACGTAAAGGAGCGAGAGGCATTGCAGGTGGTGAGCCGAACCCAGGAAGCGCGGCGGGCGAATTGCCAACAGAACGCCAGCTGTGAAGAGGTGACGTACCTCAGGGGCCTAGTCGCGCTATTCGAAAACCGCGAGGATGCGATCCACGCATTCCAAGAATTACGCACCACCGTGCCAAACGGCCGCTATGCCGCCTCCAGCACTCGCTGGCTCACCCTGCTGCAAGGCGGTCAGCCGGCATCCGTCAGGCACGAGCCGCTGTTCATGCAACTGAGACAGGAGATTCTCCATGGCCTGCTGGATCCGGACACCCTTGCCGCAAGTCGGAAACTAAAAGAACAAGAACGGCGAATTGCCGAGGTGAGCCGCTGAACGCCGGTATCAGCACGGGCTGCCGGCAGGCAGAAACAGAATGAACGAGAAGGTGATAACTAGGTTATCCCGGCACCAAGAACAATCGTAAAGGCTCCGGGTCGAGCAAGCTCTGTTTGGAAGCGCCGGGCGGGTTCGACCCACGGCATCGCAGTAAGAGATTGGATGACGCCGCAGTTAATTCAGACTTTCACGTACTTCGCCCAACACCGGCCTTCCCGGCCTCCACGTTCCCTGAATCAGGTCCCTCACCGGACGATCGAAACGCTTGGCAGGACTTAAGATAATCGAGGATGCTCGACTTCGAGACCTTCAAGGCCTGGAAGGCGTGTCGGATCAAGGTATGTGCCCCCTCGACCTCAGGCAGGATAACTTCCGTCGCTCCCACGTCCTTCAGGTCCTCAGCCTCCCTAAAGCCATGCGCTCGGGCGAGAAGGGGAGTTTTTTCGTTCAGCCCCCGGAATCGTCGAACGGTAAGCGACGTCTCGTGAATGACCGGAAGCGCCACGATCACTAACGCCGCATGTTGGGCACCGGCCGCTTTCAACAGCTCAGTTTGCGAGGCATCCCCGTAGACGCAGGAAATTCCGCGTCGGCGCAACTGTCGAACGATGTCCGGGTCGCGCTCAATCACGGTATACGGCAGTTCAAAATGATCGAGGGCGAGTCCCACCGCACTGCCCATGCGACCGAACCCACACAGCACCACATGCCCGGCTTGCTCGTCAGAAATCCCGCCTTGAATGGGCAAGGACACTCGTCCCATTTTAAAATGTAATGCAGCGATCCACCCAGGCGCATACCGAACGAGGGGCGCGTTAAGGAGAATGCTCAGCAGCGAAGCGGCCAGGGTGGCATTATACACATCCTCGCTCACATGTCCCGCCGTTTTAGCGACCTGAACCAACACGAAAGAAAATTCGCCAATCTGCGTGAGACCGACGCCCACGAGCAGGGCGGTGCCCCAAGCATAACGAAACAGCCTCACGACCAGCGTCCAAATGACGAATTTCCCCACGATAATCAATCCGAGCATGAGACCGAGCAACGGGAGATTGGCCCACACCACGCGCGGATCGATAAGGGCACCGATCGTCACAAAAAACAGGGCCACAAACGCGTCACGGAGCGACAGAAGCCGGGCTAAGGTTTCGTGACCATATTCTGAACCGCTGATGATCAATCCGGCCAGAAACGCGCCAAGCGCCAGGGACAGCCCTGCCATCTGTGTGACGGCTGCCGTGCCGATTCCCAGGGACAACGCGACCAGGAGAAAGAGTTCGGCATTTTGTGCCTTCGCAATGCGTGTCAACAACGGCGGAATGGCCTTCGCCGCGAGATAGGCGAAGGGAAGCAGAATGAGGACCGCGAGCCACAAGGCCTTTCCAATCGTGGCAAAGCGGCCTGGTTCCAGAGCACCGAGCGCCGGAAGCAGGACGGTGAGCACCACCACCGCCAGGTCTTCCACGAGTGTGATCCCGATCATCACCCGGCCATGCTTGGCACGCAAATCTCCACTGTCCAGCAGCAAGCGCGCCAGAACCATCGTGCTCGCCACGGACACCACCGACCCGATCACCACGCTTTGAATCCAACTCCATCCCACCACATGGCCCAGACCGACAGCGAGGAGAATGGAGAGGAAAATGCCGAGTGGCCCTCCCAGCAGGGCGACCCACCGGACTCGTAACAAGTCATTCAGGGAAAATTCGATCCCGATGCAGAACATCAAGAGGATCACGCCGATCTCGGCGAACAATTCGAAACTATGGACATCCGAAATGGAGGGACCGGGGGTAAACGGGCTGATCAGAATGCCGCCGAAGACATATCCCAGAATCAACGGTTGACGAAGCAGAAAGGCGGAGGCCCCGCCTATGACCGCAGCGACAAAGACATATGCGAGATCTCTGAAAAAAATCGGATCAGGGGTCATGAGTCCTCTCAGACAGAAGGTCGTCTGCTATGCTGCAGACTAGCATGAACCAACGCTGGTTGCCGCGATAAGTAAAATGCTAAAGGACTGTTTGATAAGGACGCACGTATTACATGTTCGGCAGGTGTCGGCTACGAGCGATGTGATATTGCGAAGGTTCTCCTGTTTTTATTTTCCAATAGTGCAGTTTTGCAGCTTGGCCTAGGGCTCTACGACCGATGACGGCGAAGAACGACGGATAGAGAGGTCGGCCAGACAATCAATGATCTACCGCTCGCGATTGCACCCTACTGCGACTGTCTAGGATATCGAAACGAGAGCAACACTGGGAGTGGGATCGGACGCATCACCGCCTTGTACATAAGTTGGAACGGGATCGCAGCGACAAGTCCGAACGGAACCGGCAGTAAAACCGGGAGTAGTCGGATGCAAAGGGAATGACGAGGGGCGAGGCCTAGTCAGGAGAAATTACCCAGAATGCCCTGGAGGAGTTATCCCGTCGCTAAGAACAATCGTAAGGGATCCGGGTCGAGCAAGCTTTGCTTGGAGGCGCCGGGCGGGTTCGAACCGCCGCATCGCAGTTTTGCAGCTTGCCCGAGGGCTCTACGACCCATGAAGATCAACAGCGACAGACAGAGAGTAAGGCCATTAAATAACAAGGTGTTACGACATTTTATTGGTGCCCATTTACGACTAAAGAGGACTCCCAACCGGGAGCAAAATCGGGAGTGGAACCGGGACTAAAACCGGGATCAGGGTTTGTACGTTGCCGTAGATTGGTGGGAAGCGAATCAGTTCCCAATAACACTGCCCGTCAAAACCAACATACTAATTAATTATTAATTTGCCGTAGATCCTCAATAAAATACTTCGGGTTTCGTTTCCGCACAAGATCTACAAGAAAGCTGTCTGCGATGGAGGTTACCAAGCCCAGAGCGGGGTCATACACTCCCGCCATTGTCGTAGCCAAAAGACGCAAAGTCTTGCCTTTGTGAGTCGAAACAAATGGAATATCATGCATTAATCTCCCGTATTCCTTGGCAATTACGTGAGGACTGTCACGACACTTTTCATGAAACCACGCTCTAAATTGAACAGCATCTCTAGTCCCTCGCTTAATCAAAATGTCATGCAGGCGTGCTGGTCTATCTGGAATCGAAGCATCTATTACATAACTCGCGATATCGGGAACTTCTGTAATTTCTTTCAGGGATCCAAATCTCTCAAAAGGACTAGATCTAGCACTGCCTCGCTGCTGTTTCGCCTTCAATACGTGACCAACAGGCGTTCCAGTAGCTGTATCCGTGCAACCAGTCTGTAATGCAAGCAACATTTCTAGATTGGCGCGGGCGATTCTAAGAACGGAATCAATTTCATCTCGCTCTTCGAAAGTCTGAATTTCCCCACACCTAAATTGATTGGGCTCAACACCAAACAAATGATCAAGACTGGTATTCCTGAGGCTAAAAGCAGTCCTTAAATATGGGCCATCTAAAATATCCTTGTAGGACTCCTCGCGGATCAGAGAAACCATCTTCTCCATCGGGAATGTTTGGGTGTTCTCAAGGATCATCCTACTTAAGTTCACCCTTCTCGGCTTCGTACTGAGCCCATTCAGGGCCCACTCCAAGGTTGAATCATCATCCGCAAATTGATCTACAGGGCGAGTTTGGTCGTGAAGAATGTCGTATGATGCAAGGCCACCCCCGTTCCCTATGTACGCAAGTGCCCCTTTCACACGTACAAAACTAACTGCATTATTTTCAATCAGCTCTGCAACGCCATCTTCTCCAAAAACACTTATCAAAATAACAACCGACATGAAGTCATGAGTTGGGACAATAACCTTGTCATACAGAAGCATGCTATCCAAAAAGGTCGATAGAGGATGCCGGCCCTTCCGTATGAAATTTTCATATCTTTCATTTGGAGATCCAGGATCGAAGTAACTCCACATGTTTCCAGCAAACAGTGCCATCGGATTAATCGGAGCGGGCTCACCTAAGAAACTAAGTTTCCACTTGAACCACTGAGGCGTCCCTTTTTTTAGTTTAATTCTCATGGATCCTTTTTTCGTTCAGCCTTTGCCTTTCCGGCACCCCTCTGCATTAAAGATTATCGAAATATAACCTCATTAGATCGACATTTCGAGGTTCCTCAGAGGCTCGCGCAAAATCTTTAGGCAATCGGCGAGCGCTTCCTTGAAACTGAATCCTCCCGCCCAAAAGTTAGGCTTCCGCCTGAGAACCCAAAGGAAGGGTCGTCCTACTTTGACCATATAGATCAAGTGAAGCGGGGGCTGCGCCCCCGAGCCCCCCGGCCGTCCGGCCCCGGCAGTCCGGAGCGGCCGGCGGGCCTTCGTGGTCAGCATATTTCGCGTCTAGTTGATAATCCTGGGCAGACAAAGTCTTCATCTCAACTCTGCATGGCCACTAATTCACCAAGGGGACGGCCAAGCTAGCGCATCGCCGTCACCACTTGAAAATAACCCTGCATTTCCTCCCTCTCACCCCCTGAGAAGCCAACAGGTGGTGACAGGGTGGGGCGGATATAGAGCCTATAACTAAGTATTAGAAGTAAAGATTTGTGAGTACCAGCATAGAAGTGACCACCTGTTCCCAGGTGGTCACCGTGTTCTGGAACGCGCGAGCGAAATAGACTAGCGACTGAGAATATCGAGGATTTCATCCAATGGTCGAATGGTCCCCAACAGGAGAGGATCACCGAAACGCCTATTATGACGGTTCTCCTTGACCTTGAGCAATCCAGTCACAAGATTGTTGAAATCATCCAGCTTGGATGTTTCAAAGTAGGTAATAAAATCCCAATCATCCAACCCGCTGGAGTGATAGAGCTTCCGTTTCACCGTCTTCAAGTATGCGACCGTCGCATCCGTGTGTTCCTTCATCAGGCCTGTTCGGGTGTCTTGTCCAGAAATCCACCATTCTGCGTCCTTGCGTATAGGAACCACTATAACGTATGGGCTGCCCTGAGGTGGCGGTGTCTTCAACTCCCCCTTCAGTTCTTCTGGGAAGCTAGGGACATAATTTAGGGTTTTGGTGATGCCATTGAAGGTGTCAGTATTTTTCATATCCATCCCCATAGTGGTCCCCATGAGGTCTAACAAGAAGTTCTGATTATGAACCATCTCTTTCGAGTGAATCCTGACAAGTACATCAGCTCTCTCAGACAGACCACGAAGCAAATGCGTATCGACTATTAACTTATCGGCGTGCTTTTCGAACACCTTTTTCATTTCGGAGGCCGCCTTGACACGCGCTTCATGATCCATCTGCCACCAGTGCTCCCCCATCTTGAACACAGCAAACGTTGCGTAGACACCAGGATCCTTTAAGAGCTTGTCGTGATCCATGGCCGCCTCACTCACTACAGACAACATGGGAAGGAAGCATAATAGAAGCGCAACCATCGAAATCTGACTGATTCTCTTCATAAGTCCGTTCTCCTTTTCGGTTAAAAGGGCTGGTACAACCCAATGCATGGTCAAGCATAGCCCTGCCCCTTCACATCGATCTCACGAAATTGTCACATTTTTATCACGCCTGATGTGGCGAGCGGCCCGTAACGGTCGAGAACAATAGAGACTAGAAGTGCACGGTGGGCAGTTCAAAGCTGATGATGGTTCCGATGTTAGGTATACTCTCTGCTCGAATTGTACTTCCATGTAGCTCTAGGATTCGCTTAGTAATGGCCAGCCCGAGCCCAGCTCCTCCAGGCTGATTTTGTCGATTCGCCCTATAAAAACGATCAAAAATATAAGGCAAGTCGTGATCAGCGATACCACAGCCAGTATCAGAAATTCGTATCATAACCGAGCCGGATTCGTGGCTTAACGAAATCGCAATGGTCCCTCCGCTCGGTGTATAGCGAGTAGCATTATTGATTATGTTTTCTAGCGCCCGCTCGATGAGGCCGATATCAGCCTCCACAAATGGCAGATCATCTGTAAAACTGCTCTTTAGGGCTATCCCCCTATTTGCGACGGTGAGTTGAAACTTTTGACACACATCCTGGACAAGCTCGGCTAAAGAAAATTGTTCGCATTGAATGCGAGCTTCACGCGAATCTAAGCGAGCCAATTCAAAGAGTTCCCCCACAAGCTCCCTAAGCCGTTGGCTTTGCTTGAGGGCAATGTCGAGAAACGTCCGGTATTCCTCTCGTGTAAGCGTCCCTTCTTTCATCAGTAACGTTTCCAGATACCCATGCAAGGATGCCAGGGGGGTACGCAAATCATGGGACACATTGGCCACCAACTCACGCCGAAGGATGTCCGTCTGCTTCAAAGTGGCCACTTGCTGAAGAATTCGTTCTACCATCCGATTGAATGTGGACCGGAGCCGATCAATTTCATCACTATTCCGCTCAGGAATGAAATCCTGAGGATGCAGCTCGAGCGCCTCTGAAAAATCGCTCTTTGCGAACGTTTCCATCGTCGATGCTAGTTTGGTTAACCTTCTGGTGAGCATGTTGAATAGAAAGAGACCGCCCAAAAGAGCGAACAGTAAGCCGGTAAGTGCTGCCCAGAGACTCAGCCGGAAGATGTAGCTCCGATTCAGCATATCGGCGACGGAGTCATACTCCTCTCCGCCAAGGACAATGTACAGATATCCTGTTGGTTGTCCGTGTAAGGGTATGGCTGAAACAGAAAAGACCTTCTGGCGAGTCGCATCACGGGGATCGTCACCAAGAATAGGAAATGCGTCCGCCTCGGTGAGAAAACGATGTATTGGTTCTAACGAGACAGCCGAGCGCTTGACCTTCTCAGTGGGAGCGGAGAAGTTGACTATGCCCCCATTCTCATCAAGCAAGTACATCTCAATGCTCGGATTGATAACCATAAGTAGGTGAAACAGTTCTTTCAGAGCGTACGGACTCACCTCTCCTTGGCTGCTTAGTAACTGGTCAGCAACAATGTTTCTGGCCAGAGCACGGTTCAGCTTCTGATTCACTTCCTGCTGATACATGCGCGTCGTGAAGACCGTTAGGAGAGTGTATAGAACCCCAACCGCACAAAACAGGAAGAGCAACACAAGGGCGAGTTTGCCGTAGAGTGACCGCGACATGGTCAGTCCTTTAAGCCGGATCCTTCTAGTTCACAGAATTTGTATCCGACGCCCCACACAGTCAGAATAAAGTCGGGCTTGGCCGAATCCTTTTCAATCTTGGCGCGCAATCTGTTGATATGGGAATTTACCGTGTGTTCATAGCCGTCGTGACCGTAACCCCAGACCGAATCGAGAAGCTGACTGCGCGTATAAACTCGGCCTGGATGGGATGCAAACTGCAGGAGCAAATCGAACTCTTTGGCCGTGAGATCCCTCAAGCTGCCTCTCACTGTGACCTTCCGTTTTTCAACATCGATGAAGAGGCCCTTTGCGCGGATAGTTTTCTGAAGGTCCTGCGTCTTATCTCTAAATGCTTCAGAACGGCGGAAGAGGGCCTTTACACGTGCGAGCAGTTCTCGAACACTAAATGGTTTAGTAACATAGTCGTCAGCACCAACTTCCAGCCCAAGGACCCGGTCTATTTCTGAGGATTTCGCAGTCAACATGAGGATGGGTGTATAGGTGGGGAGCGATCGAAGCTGCCGACATATCTCTAACCCGTCGATGCCAGGCAGCATCACGTCAAGAATAATAAGGTCATATCTCTTCGAGAGCACACATTGAAGGCCATCCTCTCCGGTTTTGGCGATCTCTACGGCATATGCGGTGTCGGTCAGGTGCATCTCCAAGAGCCGACCAATATCTAAGTCGTCTTCTACGACAAGAATTTGTTTAGCCATAAAAACCATATATTCGAGGCAGCAGGAATGCCTTTAGCATAGCGTCCGTCACAAATTCATCACAGCCATAGATTATAGACCCAACTGAAAAAATCCTGGCATGCTGAGGAAATGTCCGCTTTCAATGCCAAGGCCTGGTTTAATCGAGCGAATATTCCATGTGGCGGTAGCCGAGAATTTTAAGAATCGAGACTACGAGTGGTCAGCCCGCACAGTCGATACAGAGCCAGATTTCGCATGTGACGTCATGCTCCCTATAACAAAACCGCACCCACGCCCGTTCAAATTGGCAAAACTCGCAGAGCCGTTCCTTCGTATGCTCAGAACAGAGACAGGCTTTGCGCGCACGATCATACGTGGTGGCTTCCCGTCTGCAACCTGCCGGCCCAAATAGACTCGGCAGCTTCAGATCGCATCGATGCCAGATCATCCTCACACCTCCTGATAGACAAGCCCCTTCCCCAGCACGAGTTGCAGAATGGTGCCGCTAAACCAAATGGGATGCCCTGACAGCAGATCCTCCCAGGTCTTGATGAAAACGATCCTCGGGATTTCAATCTCGCCTCTGATCCGTCGGTAGGCATTCCTGGTCGACCATTGATGCCGCATCTCCTCCCACAGTCGGCTGATGGGAAAGCCCAGCGACCGCTTCCAGGACCAACACATATTCACGTAGCCACATTGATCCTGGACGTACTGGCTGATGACATAGCGGCTGAGACGGTTTCGTGAACGATGGCTAGGCTGATAGGCCTTGATCCAGACCACCGGAGCCCCGTGGAGGGCTTGCCACTGGGAGGAAAGCCATTCCTGAGAGATCCAGAAGCGGCGGGCGCGCTCCCCGTCCGGCACCCGCCAGGCCCAGAAGATATGGAGGACGCCATGCCCTTCCTCAGTCCGGACCTGGTAATACTCCAACCCCTGAAAGCCGAGCTGGCGTTCGATCCGCTGACGCAGTTGTTTATGATGGTAGGTCAGCTTCTCCGCATCCCCGCCTTCTGCCGTGGAGAGCGTGACCCAGAGCACCTGGAACTGGTGGCATTCCCAGAACCAAAGCAGCGACCGGACGCGGTGATAGCCTCGTTTCTGCTTTCGCGTCCATTCCCCGGCGACGGGCTCCCGCCGGAACTCCTTCCAGCGGCTCATCGGGCACCTTCCGCTTGAGGGATGGCAGGTCTGAGGCCGGCAGACAGAATCCGTTCGAGTTCTTCGATGGGAATCCGTACGGCGCGCACCGACGGCTTCACATAGGCGATCTGCCGTTTCAGGATGTATTTCCTGATCGTGCTTTCCTTGAGCCCTAACCGATTTGCCGCTTCTCGAATGGTGATCAATTTTGTACTCGGGACCATCGGGCACCTCCTTGGTAATGAGTGAATCATTTCTGTTATGCCTAATACTTATTAGGCATAACGCTCATTGACATGCATTACCATTGACGAGGTACACTCCCCAAGAGTTTTCAGTCCCAAGGTGCCTCGTTCACCTCCAGTTTTTTCATATGAAATGGGGTGGAGTGATGAAGCTGCCGAAGCCAGCTACAGAAGGAGAGGTCAGATGACCATAGACCGTGCCGCAATTTTTGAGCAGTTCTACGGCGAGATGAAGAAGGCCAGAGAGCGGATTCTCACCACAGCAGACGGCGAAGTCGGCTGGCTCTTGAAGTTTATCCAGACCGACCTAGAAGCTCTCACGCCAAGTGAATGGATGGTCCTGGCTTTCGAGGTGGCCAGCTTTGTGGATGACGTCGCGAATCGCCATGGGGAGGAAATCGCGACAGAAGGAGGGTGGAGCGTCCAATCTATCCCAGGAGAGAGGTTTCGTGGCACTATTCCAAGCAGCGCAGAGGCCAAGGAGGTTCAGACCATGGTCCTCCACAGCCTGGAAAACTTATGGGAAAAGGCAGTGACTGCCTTCACGTTCCCTCAATTCACCATCATTGTCACACTGCCTGGCGCGGACCACGAACGAAAAGGGAATGTGTTTGTTGCCACAAAGCGAAAAGTGAAGGAGTTTGAATATCGGTTCGCCCATTTATTGGTCGACTATTCCGGGCGAATTCGCCGTTGCCCAGAATGCCAACGGATTTACTTAGCGATTCGGTTTGATCAAACATACTGCGGTCCTCGGTGCCAGACACGAGTGGCCACTCGTAAATGGCGAGAGAAACATCTACCGAAGAAACAAAAAGCCTCAGTAGGTAGGACTGGCACAACGGCGGATTCCGACATGAAAAACCGAAAGGGAAAGCCCGATGGCAAGGCGAAACGGTAAAGACCGTGGGGTGGTGTTTAAGCAAGGCGGTTGGTGGGTCCGCCTGTATGTGAATGGCCGGGAGAAATGGTTCCGGGCGGACTCCAAGAGCCAAGCCAAGACACTGTACGGTCGGTTGCGGTCCGAGGCTCGCGAAAATCGCTACTTTCCCGAGAAGTATGCCGTCTCCAAGGAATTGACCCTCCGGGCATGGATTGCGCGGTATCTGGAAGGCGTGACTTCACCAGGTCTTCGGAATGTGCATCGCTATGGAAAGTTCTGGTCGAAGCTCCTAGGACGGAAGCTTCTGACCGAGATTACCGCCGACGACTTACGGCATATCCAAGCCAAAATGAAGCACAAGGGCACACGAACCGCCCGAACGATTAACCGCTACTTTGGAGCCCTGCGACGCATCCTGAACTTGGCGATTGCCGATGGTTTGCTTTCGGCCAATCCAGTCAAAGGCGTGAAGTTCTTTTCAGAACCAGCCGGGCGACTACGGTTCCTTAGTGATAGAGAAATCTCCAGCCTGCGCGATACCTTGCCTCCAGAGCACTGGTTGATTGTGGCCTTCGCTCTCGAAACAGGGTTACGCCTCACCGAGCAGTTTCATTCGCGCTGGGACTGCCTGAACACCGAACAGGGCATCTTGACCATTCCATTGAGTAAGTCCGGCAAGACCCGCCACGTCATTCTGACGGATGCCGCGCTGGACATCGTCAAGGGTCTCACCTCGTGGATGCACAGCCCATTCCTGTTCCCGAGTCCTCTTACCTCCGCACAACCGATGCAGGGGCGCAACTTTGTGGTGAAGATCTACGAGCCAGCCTTGAAGCGAGCTAAAATCGAAGATGTCACCTGGCACACCTTACGGCATACCTTCGCGTCTCGGGCTGTCATGGCAGGAGTGGATATCAGGACAGTGCAGGAACTGATGGGCCATTCCACGATCACGATGACAATGCGCTACGCCCATCTCTCCCCGGCCCATCTGCGAACGGCGGTAAATCGAGCGAGTTTAGGAGCGATTGCGTCGAAAAGTGCGAGTGGAACCGGGAGTAAAACCGGGAGTAACGAAAATCAGCGGGTGGAACAGGGTCCGGTCAGAATCACCGAACCCTCTGAGATATCTGCAGGAATGATTGGAGGCGCCGGGCGGGTTCGAACCGCCGCATCGCAGTTTTGCAGACTGCTCCCTTAGCCACTTGGGTACGGCGCCACGGATCGGATTATAGAAGGGGGAGCTTCAGGAACTCAACCGCGAAGAGCAGAGAAATGGAGGAATGTTCAAAACATAGTCCAACTGAGGGGGATCCGCTTCTGATCAGCGTTTCGTCGGCAAAACAGGAATATCGCGAACGATGGTGGAATGCTCATCCGGCGCATGACCGATCAATTCCCACCCAGGCTCCGCCTGCCCATCTGACGATGCTGCCGTTTCGTGAGTCCCTCCGGCGGCCTCGGCTTCTTTTTCCTTGGCCAGCAACTCGACCTCGTGGATCAGCGTGTCCATGAGTTCTTCAAGCGGCACTTTCCGCATCAATTTGCCCTTCTTGAAGAGAATCCCTTTGCCTTCACCGCCGGCGATGCCGATATCCGCTTCCTTGCCTTCCCCGATGCCGTTCACGACACAGCCGAGCACGGAGACGTTCAGCGGCGTCTTGATATGGCCGAGCTTCTTTTCCAGTTCATTCGCCATGCGCACCACATCGATCTCAACCCGGCCGCAGGTCGGACAGGCAATCACATTGATGCCACGATGGCGCAACTCCAGCGACTTGAGAATCTCGAACCCGACTTTGACTTCCTCCACCGGATCAGCCGCCAACGAGACTCGAAGGGTATCCCCGATGCCCTG from Nitrospira sp. ND1 includes the following:
- a CDS encoding chlorite dismutase family protein; the encoded protein is MKRISQISMVALLLCFLPMLSVVSEAAMDHDKLLKDPGVYATFAVFKMGEHWWQMDHEARVKAASEMKKVFEKHADKLIVDTHLLRGLSERADVLVRIHSKEMVHNQNFLLDLMGTTMGMDMKNTDTFNGITKTLNYVPSFPEELKGELKTPPPQGSPYVIVVPIRKDAEWWISGQDTRTGLMKEHTDATVAYLKTVKRKLYHSSGLDDWDFITYFETSKLDDFNNLVTGLLKVKENRHNRRFGDPLLLGTIRPLDEILDILSR
- a CDS encoding AlpA family transcriptional regulator; amino-acid sequence: MVPSTKLITIREAANRLGLKESTIRKYILKRQIAYVKPSVRAVRIPIEELERILSAGLRPAIPQAEGAR
- a CDS encoding cell wall metabolism sensor histidine kinase WalK; this translates as MSRSLYGKLALVLLFLFCAVGVLYTLLTVFTTRMYQQEVNQKLNRALARNIVADQLLSSQGEVSPYALKELFHLLMVINPSIEMYLLDENGGIVNFSAPTEKVKRSAVSLEPIHRFLTEADAFPILGDDPRDATRQKVFSVSAIPLHGQPTGYLYIVLGGEEYDSVADMLNRSYIFRLSLWAALTGLLFALLGGLFLFNMLTRRLTKLASTMETFAKSDFSEALELHPQDFIPERNSDEIDRLRSTFNRMVERILQQVATLKQTDILRRELVANVSHDLRTPLASLHGYLETLLMKEGTLTREEYRTFLDIALKQSQRLRELVGELFELARLDSREARIQCEQFSLAELVQDVCQKFQLTVANRGIALKSSFTDDLPFVEADIGLIERALENIINNATRYTPSGGTIAISLSHESGSVMIRISDTGCGIADHDLPYIFDRFYRANRQNQPGGAGLGLAITKRILELHGSTIRAESIPNIGTIISFELPTVHF
- a CDS encoding response regulator transcription factor, which produces MAKQILVVEDDLDIGRLLEMHLTDTAYAVEIAKTGEDGLQCVLSKRYDLIILDVMLPGIDGLEICRQLRSLPTYTPILMLTAKSSEIDRVLGLEVGADDYVTKPFSVRELLARVKALFRRSEAFRDKTQDLQKTIRAKGLFIDVEKRKVTVRGSLRDLTAKEFDLLLQFASHPGRVYTRSQLLDSVWGYGHDGYEHTVNSHINRLRAKIEKDSAKPDFILTVWGVGYKFCELEGSGLKD
- a CDS encoding cation:proton antiporter, with translation MTPDPIFFRDLAYVFVAAVIGGASAFLLRQPLILGYVFGGILISPFTPGPSISDVHSFELFAEIGVILLMFCIGIEFSLNDLLRVRWVALLGGPLGIFLSILLAVGLGHVVGWSWIQSVVIGSVVSVASTMVLARLLLDSGDLRAKHGRVMIGITLVEDLAVVVLTVLLPALGALEPGRFATIGKALWLAVLILLPFAYLAAKAIPPLLTRIAKAQNAELFLLVALSLGIGTAAVTQMAGLSLALGAFLAGLIISGSEYGHETLARLLSLRDAFVALFFVTIGALIDPRVVWANLPLLGLMLGLIIVGKFVIWTLVVRLFRYAWGTALLVGVGLTQIGEFSFVLVQVAKTAGHVSEDVYNATLAASLLSILLNAPLVRYAPGWIAALHFKMGRVSLPIQGGISDEQAGHVVLCGFGRMGSAVGLALDHFELPYTVIERDPDIVRQLRRRGISCVYGDASQTELLKAAGAQHAALVIVALPVIHETSLTVRRFRGLNEKTPLLARAHGFREAEDLKDVGATEVILPEVEGAHTLIRHAFQALKVSKSSILDYLKSCQAFRSSGEGPDSGNVEAGKAGVGRST
- a CDS encoding IS5 family transposase, whose protein sequence is MLQLRDDQWERIRDQFPEEHIPDTRPGRKPIPTRAVLDAVLWILNTGAQWHLLPQCYPNYKTVHRRFQQWCQREVLREVLTQLANTLRDEGALDERESFIDATFAAAKGGGEAIGLTKRGKGVKILALVDRHGLPLSVSTHAANHHEVTLVQLSFDFYMLEAKPEHLIGDRAYDSDGLDAALRHDGVNLIAPHRSTRKLKTQDGRHLRRYQRRWLVERFFAWLQWKRRLLIRWEYYAANFLGFVQLACITMLLKRF